The genomic window GTGCTTTCCGTCCTCGCCAACCCAGTAAGAATTCAGAATCTCAAGGTTTTTGTACTTCCTTGCCACCCTTTCCTCAAGAATCCACTGCTTTGACTTCTTTGCAGGAATTTTGGTACCAATTTTAAGCGGCTTTCGACCTTTTTTAACCCTTGGCCTGCGCCTTGTGCCCTTGTCAATTCTTGCCCTTACAAGGACAAATCCGGGTTTTGCCTTGTACCCAAGCGCGTGCGCCCTGTCAGGCCTTGTGGGGTCCTCGATCTTGACAAGCGCGCCCTGTGTTCTCCAGGTTATAAGCCGGTCTTTCCAGAAAGGGCTCTCTTTGGGTTTTTTCCACAACTTCGCCAGGATACTTGCTAGTGCCATAACTTTTGATAAAAATTTAATATTCTTAAGCACAATACCTAAGTATAAGTAATTTATGCGCGAGGAGGGCACTGATAAGCTGGAAGTCCACGTGGCGGGAATCTGCTTTCTTGGGGATTCGGTCCTTATTGCCAAAAGGTCCGCTTCAAGAGCCATTTTTCCGGGGTTTTGGGAGTGCGGCGGCGGACAGGTCAAAAGCGGGGAAAGCTTTGAGGGGGCCATAAAAAGGCAGATTAGGGAAGAATTCGGGGCAGTTATAAAGCCGCTC from Candidatus Aenigmatarchaeota archaeon includes these protein-coding regions:
- a CDS encoding 50S ribosomal protein L15e, whose amino-acid sequence is MALASILAKLWKKPKESPFWKDRLITWRTQGALVKIEDPTRPDRAHALGYKAKPGFVLVRARIDKGTRRRPRVKKGRKPLKIGTKIPAKKSKQWILEERVARKYKNLEILNSYWVGEDGKHHWYEVILVDKNHPQILADKSINWIAESQHRGRVFRGLTGSGKKSRGLLNKGKGAEKLRPSQAVHRGRGK